A genome region from Schlesneria paludicola DSM 18645 includes the following:
- a CDS encoding DUF1501 domain-containing protein translates to MITPHSHFPLGRSRRTFLADLGQGFTGLALGAMLARDGIVRANDAPLWQPPTGQPHFTPKAKSVVWLFMNGGMSHLESFDPKPEVTKYADKSISETPYADTQNPERLKRREVAFNVELRQKLYPLQVGFRKYGQSGIELSDWVPHMGSCIDDIAVVRSMWTTDDNHGAQTQFHSGRHMLDGEFPTLGAWVHYGLGSINDDLPQFISMGNREYWNAKDGHYLGPAHDAVPIRVDPGNPLDYAKPASGLDVDEQQLSFELAGRLNRLKGVEYPNDPALTARIKAYELAFRMQTSIPEVLKFDTETQATQELYGLNEPDTRDFGSQMLATRRLIERGVRFIQVQHGAGGAGAWDAHGNLKAMHTQTFKQVDKPVAGLLKDLKQRGLLDSTIVIFATEFGRTPASQGADGRDHHPYGFSVWMAGGGIKGGIVHGATDEIGFHAVEHRHYVTDIHATILKQMGLDSRELEIPGRKRLDIDHGNPINEIIA, encoded by the coding sequence ATGATCACCCCTCACTCGCACTTTCCCCTCGGCCGCTCCCGACGTACGTTCCTGGCGGATCTCGGTCAGGGATTTACCGGACTGGCGCTTGGTGCCATGCTTGCGCGAGACGGAATTGTACGCGCGAACGACGCACCTCTCTGGCAACCTCCGACGGGTCAACCGCACTTCACGCCGAAAGCCAAAAGTGTCGTCTGGCTGTTCATGAACGGCGGGATGTCGCACCTGGAATCGTTTGACCCCAAGCCCGAAGTCACCAAATATGCCGACAAGTCGATCAGCGAGACTCCGTACGCCGACACGCAAAATCCTGAACGATTGAAACGGCGTGAAGTCGCATTCAATGTCGAACTGCGGCAGAAGCTGTATCCCTTGCAAGTCGGATTTCGCAAATACGGACAGTCTGGCATCGAGCTGAGCGACTGGGTGCCGCACATGGGTAGCTGCATCGACGACATTGCGGTCGTTCGCTCGATGTGGACGACAGACGACAACCATGGCGCCCAAACGCAGTTTCATTCCGGCCGCCATATGCTCGATGGCGAATTCCCCACGCTGGGAGCTTGGGTACATTACGGCCTGGGCTCGATCAACGACGACCTTCCTCAATTCATCTCAATGGGAAACCGCGAGTACTGGAATGCGAAAGACGGCCATTATCTGGGCCCGGCGCACGATGCCGTTCCGATCCGCGTCGACCCCGGAAACCCGCTCGACTATGCCAAGCCGGCAAGCGGACTGGATGTTGATGAACAGCAACTGAGCTTCGAGCTCGCCGGACGACTCAATCGTTTGAAGGGCGTCGAGTATCCAAACGATCCCGCACTCACTGCGCGGATCAAAGCGTATGAACTCGCCTTTCGAATGCAGACCTCCATCCCAGAGGTTCTCAAGTTCGATACGGAAACGCAGGCCACACAAGAGCTGTATGGCCTCAACGAGCCCGATACGCGCGACTTCGGCTCGCAGATGCTGGCAACACGAAGGCTGATTGAGCGCGGTGTGCGCTTCATCCAGGTTCAACATGGGGCGGGAGGAGCAGGCGCCTGGGACGCTCATGGCAACTTGAAGGCCATGCATACCCAAACGTTCAAGCAGGTCGATAAGCCCGTCGCCGGATTGCTCAAGGATCTAAAACAGCGCGGGTTGCTCGATTCCACGATCGTGATCTTCGCGACGGAATTCGGCAGAACCCCCGCCTCGCAGGGTGCCGATGGCCGCGATCACCATCCGTATGGTTTCTCGGTCTGGATGGCAGGCGGAGGAATTAAGGGCGGAATTGTTCATGGTGCGACGGATGAAATTGGTTTCCATGCTGTCGAACATCGCCACTATGTCACCGACATTCATGCCACGATTCTGAAGCAGATGGGTCTCGATTCACGCGAGCTCGAAATCCCCGGTCGGAAGCGGCTCGACATCGATCACGGCAATCCGATCAACGAAATCATTGCCTGA